Proteins encoded in a region of the Neoarius graeffei isolate fNeoGra1 chromosome 3, fNeoGra1.pri, whole genome shotgun sequence genome:
- the six6b gene encoding homeobox protein SIX6b, protein MFQLPMLNFSPQQVAGVCETLEESGDIERLGRFLWSLPVAPAACEVLNRNESVLRARAIVAFHTGNFRELYHILENHKFTKDSHSKLQALWLESHYREAEKLRGRPLGPVDKYRVRKKFPLPKTIWDGEQKTHCFKERTRHLLREWYLQDPYPNPSKKRELAQATGLTPTQVGNWFKNRRQRDRAAAAKNRLQQQVLTNGSVTAEDGAADRLGNASSPEAGLSSQAAASAISITSSDSECDI, encoded by the exons ATGTTTCAGTTGCCAATGCTGAATTTCAGCCCCCAGCAGGTAGCGGGGGTGTGTGAGACTTTGGAGGAAAGCGGCGACATCGAGCGCCTCGGTCGGTTCCTGTGGTCGCTGCCTGTGGCCCCCGCCGCCTGCGAGGTGCTAAACCGGAACGAGTCGGTGCTGCGAGCGCGCGCCATCGTAGCCTTCCACACCGGCAACTTCCGCGAGCTTTACCACATCCTGGAGAACCACAAATTCACCAAAGACTCTCATTCGAAACTGCAAGCGCTGTGGCTCGAGTCGCACTACCGGGAGGCGGAAAAGCTCCGGGGCCGTCCGCTAGGGCCAGTAGACAAATACAGGGTGCGGAAGAAGTTTCCACTGCCCAAAACTATTTGGGATGGAGAACAAAAGACTCACTGCTTCAAAGAAAGGACCAGACATTTGCTGCGGGAATGGTATCTGCAGGACCCTTATCCGAACCCGAGCAAAAAGAGGGAGCTTGCACAAGCCACAGGACTTACTCCTACTCAAGTGGGCAACTGGTTTAAAAACCGAAGACAAAGGGACAGAGCAGCAGCCGCGAAGAACAG GTTACAACAGCAGGTGTTGACTAACGGTTCGGTTACGGCGGAGGACGGCGCTGCAGATCGGCTCGGTAACGCGTCCAGCCCGGAAGCCGGCCTGTCAAGCCAAGCTGCTGCTTCCGCCATTTCCATCACGTCGAGTGACAGCGAATGTGACATCTAA